TCGAAGCGAACGAGGGCCCGCTCATCATGGAGGTGAACTCGTCGCCGGGCCTTGAGGGTATCGAGGGGGCATCCGGGCTGGATGTCGCTGGCGCGATTGTGGATTACATTGCCAATCAGGTGGACTTCCCCGAGATCGATCTTCGCCAGAGACTGACTGTCTCCAAGGGATACGGCGTTGCAGACATTGTGATCCCGGAAGGATCGGAACTCGTTGGAAAGACGATCCTTGAATCGGGGCTGCGCGATCAGGACATCACGGTGCTGAATCTGCATCGTGGCATCTCGGTCATATCGAACCCCAAGGGAACACGCATCATCGAGGCTGGCGACAGCCTGTTGTGCTATGGCAAGCTCGAAGAAATGCGTGATCTTGTGCCCAAACGCCAGCAGCGGAAGCGAAAGGTGAAAGCACACAAGCTCGATCCAAAGATCATCGAGGAACTCGGAGCCTCATGACATGGCATCGCGCAAGAACACACAACTGCAATCTGAAGAATGGTTCGGCACAATGCTTGCGCCCGGTGAGCGCGCAACACTCTCTGTCGTTATCACACAAAGTTATGCGGGAAACAATATCTCGATTCCTGTCCATGTCTGGCGGGGTGAGAAGCGCGGGCCAACCGTTGCTGTGACCGCGGCTGTCCACGGCGACGAGATCAACGGCACGGGCGCGATCAGACGCATTATCCGCGAACAACCCTTCGATGTGGTTGCAGGCACGCTGGTGCTCGTGCCCGTTGTCAATATTCTCGGATTCGAACATTGCGAGCGCTATCTTCCGGATCGACGGGATCTGAATCGTTCATTCCCGGGATCGACCGGCGGCAGCCTCGCATCACGCATGGCAGCATCGTTCTTCAAGCAGGTCATCAAGCGATGCAATTACTGCATCGACCTGCATACAGCTGCCCTGCGCAGAACAAACTTCCCGAATGTACGCGCCGATATGTCGGATCCAAAGCTCGCGGAGTTTGCGCGCGCGTTCGGTGCAGAGCTTATTGTGGAAAGCAAGGGGCCAAAGGGATCGCTGCGTGCATCAGCGTGCAAAATCGGCTGCCATACGCTCATCCTCGAAGCGGGCGAAGTCTGGAAGGTTGAGCCAACCGTGGTTGAGTATGCAGTGCGCGGAATCACAAACTGTCTGCAGTTTCTGAAGATGATCGATGGCACACTGGACGAGCCCGAGTACCGCGTCGAGACAAACACGACGACGTGGGTGCGCGCAAAGCAGGGAGGATTCCTTGAGTTCCACGTCGCGCCGGGCGACATTGTCGACAAGGACGCGCCGATCGCAACCAATACCGATCTTGTCGGAATGCAGCGGAATGTTGTCACCGCACCGCGCGACGGGATTGTGCTGGGGATGACAACTATCCCGTCTGTTGCGCCGGGCGATCCCATCTGCCATCTTGCATTTCCTCGTACCGGCACGCTGCACAAAATCTCGGGTGTTCATGCAAGTCTGAGCGCAAAGACACTCCACGAGCGCGTGCGTGGCGATCTTGCTCGCAGCATGCTCATCACCCAAGCGGATCCGCAGAGCCTGTAGAGACTGATGTTTTCGCTATCGAGGCCTGCACGTGCGCAAGTTTCAAAGCGCATGCCTGCAGCACCTCATGTACCGTAATGCGTCGCATCATCGTCGGTCCAAGCGTCTCGTCCTTGTAGTCAAGACGCTCGCCCATCTCAATGTGCTGCAGCACATCGTGCTCGTGTTGATAGGGTCCGACAAGTTCGAGATCGGTCGGCCCAAACAACGCGACGATTGGCCGATCGAGTCCGACCGCGATGTGGAGCGATGCCGAGTCGTTGGCAACAACCAGTTGTGCGCGCTCGATGATGGCCATCAGCTTCGCAATCGATGTCGATCC
Above is a genomic segment from Phycisphaeraceae bacterium containing:
- a CDS encoding succinylglutamate desuccinylase/aspartoacylase family protein; this encodes MASRKNTQLQSEEWFGTMLAPGERATLSVVITQSYAGNNISIPVHVWRGEKRGPTVAVTAAVHGDEINGTGAIRRIIREQPFDVVAGTLVLVPVVNILGFEHCERYLPDRRDLNRSFPGSTGGSLASRMAASFFKQVIKRCNYCIDLHTAALRRTNFPNVRADMSDPKLAEFARAFGAELIVESKGPKGSLRASACKIGCHTLILEAGEVWKVEPTVVEYAVRGITNCLQFLKMIDGTLDEPEYRVETNTTTWVRAKQGGFLEFHVAPGDIVDKDAPIATNTDLVGMQRNVVTAPRDGIVLGMTTIPSVAPGDPICHLAFPRTGTLHKISGVHASLSAKTLHERVRGDLARSMLITQADPQSL